A genomic stretch from Carbonactinospora thermoautotrophica includes:
- the rpsG gene encoding 30S ribosomal protein S7, which yields MPRKGPAPKRPVRVDPVYHSPLVTALINKVLLNGKRSVAERIVYGALEGCREKTGTDPVITLKRALDNVKPTLEVRSRRVGGATYQVPVEVRAGRSTTLALRWIVQYARQRREKTMTERLMNELLDASNGLGASVKRREDTHKMAESNKAFAHYRW from the coding sequence ATGCCCCGCAAGGGCCCTGCCCCGAAGCGACCGGTCCGCGTCGACCCGGTCTACCACTCTCCACTGGTCACCGCGCTGATCAACAAGGTCCTGCTGAACGGCAAGCGTTCGGTGGCGGAGCGGATCGTGTACGGCGCCCTCGAGGGTTGCCGGGAGAAGACCGGTACCGACCCGGTCATCACGCTCAAGCGGGCGCTGGACAACGTGAAGCCGACCCTGGAGGTCCGCAGCCGCCGTGTCGGCGGCGCCACCTACCAGGTGCCGGTCGAGGTCCGGGCTGGTCGGTCGACCACGCTGGCTCTGCGTTGGATCGTGCAGTACGCGCGGCAGCGTCGCGAGAAGACCATGACCGAGCGGCTGATGAACGAGCTGCTCGACGCCAGCAACGGCCTGGGCGCGAGCGTCAAGCGCCGCGAGGACACCCACAAGATGGCGGAGTCGAACAAGGCCTTCGCCCACTACCGCTGGTAG
- the fusA gene encoding elongation factor G produces MATDLTAVDLAKVRNIGIMAHIDAGKTTTTERILYYTGINYKIGEVHEGAATMDWMEQEQERGITITSAATTCQWDGYTINIIDTPGHVDFTVEVERSLRVLDGAVAVFDGVAGVEPQSETVWRQADRYRVPRICFVNKMDRVGAEFHRCVEMIQNRLNATPLPVQIPVGAEADFKGVIDLIAQKALIWQGDDKGEKYDVLDIPATHAEAAREWRDRLIETLAEADDEIMELYLEGEEPSEEQIIQAIRRATIALKLTPVLCGSAFKNKGVQPMLDAVVRYLPSPLDIGNVEGHAVGNEDEILEREPDPKAPLSALAFKIMSDPHLGKLTYVRVYSGTLTPGAQVLNSTKGRKERIGKVYRMHANKREEISLASAGQIVAVMGLKDTTTGDTLCGPEAPIILESMNFPAPVISVAIEPKSKADQDKLATAIQRLAEEDPTFQVRTDEETGQTVISGMGELHLEVLVDRMKREFKVEANIGKPQVAYRETIRKKVEKVEYTHKKQTGGAGQFARVVIDIEPTGGGDGGYEFVNNITGGRIPKEYIPAVDAGCQEAMEFGVLAGYPLVDVKVTLQDGAYHEVDSSEMAFKIAGSMAFKEAARRADPVLLEPMMAVEVTTPEDYMGEVIGDLNSRRGQIQAMEERAGARVVKALVPLSEMFGYVGDLRSKTQGRASYTMQFHSYAEVPKNVADEIIKKARGE; encoded by the coding sequence ATGGCTACCGACCTCACCGCTGTTGACCTGGCCAAGGTCCGCAATATCGGGATCATGGCCCACATCGACGCGGGCAAGACGACGACCACCGAGCGGATCCTGTACTACACCGGGATCAACTACAAGATCGGTGAAGTCCATGAGGGCGCGGCCACCATGGACTGGATGGAGCAGGAGCAGGAGCGCGGCATCACCATCACCTCGGCCGCGACGACCTGCCAGTGGGACGGGTACACGATCAACATCATCGACACGCCCGGCCACGTGGACTTCACCGTCGAGGTGGAGCGGTCGCTGCGCGTGCTGGACGGCGCGGTCGCGGTGTTCGACGGCGTCGCAGGCGTGGAGCCGCAGTCCGAGACCGTGTGGCGCCAGGCCGACCGGTACCGCGTCCCCCGGATCTGCTTCGTCAACAAGATGGACCGGGTGGGCGCGGAGTTCCACCGCTGCGTGGAGATGATCCAGAACCGGCTGAACGCCACGCCGCTCCCGGTCCAGATCCCAGTCGGCGCCGAGGCGGACTTCAAGGGCGTCATCGACCTGATCGCGCAGAAGGCGCTGATCTGGCAGGGCGACGACAAGGGCGAGAAGTACGACGTCCTCGACATCCCGGCGACCCACGCCGAAGCCGCCCGCGAGTGGCGTGACCGGCTGATCGAGACTCTGGCCGAGGCCGACGACGAGATCATGGAGCTGTACCTGGAGGGTGAGGAGCCTTCCGAGGAGCAGATCATCCAGGCCATCCGTCGCGCCACGATCGCCCTGAAGCTGACCCCGGTCCTGTGCGGCTCCGCGTTCAAGAACAAGGGCGTGCAGCCGATGCTGGACGCGGTCGTGCGGTACCTGCCCTCGCCGCTGGACATCGGCAACGTCGAGGGCCACGCGGTCGGCAACGAGGACGAGATCCTCGAGCGCGAGCCGGACCCGAAGGCACCGCTGTCGGCGCTGGCGTTCAAGATCATGAGTGACCCGCACCTGGGCAAGCTCACCTACGTGCGGGTGTACTCCGGCACGCTCACGCCCGGCGCCCAGGTGCTCAACAGCACCAAGGGCCGCAAGGAGCGGATCGGCAAGGTCTACCGGATGCACGCGAACAAGCGGGAGGAGATCTCGCTCGCGTCGGCCGGCCAGATCGTCGCCGTCATGGGTCTGAAGGACACCACGACCGGTGACACGCTCTGCGGTCCCGAGGCGCCCATCATCCTCGAGTCGATGAACTTCCCGGCGCCGGTCATCTCGGTCGCCATCGAGCCGAAGTCGAAGGCGGACCAGGACAAGCTGGCCACCGCCATCCAGCGGCTCGCTGAGGAGGACCCGACCTTCCAGGTGCGGACCGACGAGGAGACCGGGCAGACCGTCATCTCGGGCATGGGCGAGCTGCACCTCGAGGTGCTGGTCGACCGCATGAAGCGCGAGTTCAAGGTCGAGGCGAACATCGGCAAGCCGCAGGTCGCCTACCGGGAGACCATCCGCAAGAAGGTCGAGAAGGTCGAGTACACCCACAAGAAGCAGACGGGTGGCGCCGGCCAGTTCGCCCGGGTGGTCATCGACATCGAGCCCACAGGCGGCGGTGACGGCGGCTACGAGTTCGTCAACAACATCACCGGTGGTCGCATCCCGAAGGAGTACATCCCCGCGGTCGACGCCGGTTGCCAGGAGGCCATGGAGTTCGGCGTGCTCGCCGGCTACCCGCTGGTCGACGTCAAGGTCACGCTCCAGGATGGCGCGTACCACGAGGTCGACTCCTCCGAGATGGCCTTCAAGATCGCCGGTTCCATGGCGTTCAAGGAGGCCGCGCGGCGGGCGGACCCGGTGCTGCTCGAACCCATGATGGCCGTCGAGGTGACCACGCCCGAGGACTACATGGGCGAAGTCATCGGCGACCTCAACTCCCGCCGTGGCCAGATCCAGGCTATGGAGGAGCGTGCGGGCGCCCGCGTCGTCAAGGCGCTGGTCCCGCTGTCGGAGATGTTCGGGTACGTCGGTGACCTTCGGAGCAAGACGCAGGGTCGAGCCTCCTACACCATGCAGTTCCACTCGTACGCGGAGGTTCCGAAGAACGTCGCGGACGAAATCATCAAGAAGGCTCGGGGCGAGTGA
- the tuf gene encoding elongation factor Tu — protein MAKAKFERTKPHVNIGTIGHIDHGKTTLTAAITKVLHDKYPDVNPFTPFDQIDKAPEERQRGITISIAHVEYQTEKRHYAHVDCPGHADYIKNMITGAAQMDGAILVVAATDGPMPQTKEHVLLARQVGVPYIVVALNKADMVDDEEILELVELEVRELLNEYEFPGDDVPVVRVSALKALEGDPEWAEKIMELLNAVDENIPTPVRDVDKPFLMPIEDVFTITGRGTVVTGRIERGVIKLNEEVEIIGIREKSQKTVVTGIEMFRKLLDEGQAGENVGLLLRGTKREDVERGMVVCKPGSVTPHTEFEAQVYVLSKDEGGRHTPFFNNYRPQFYFRTTDVTGVVHLPEGTEMVMPGDNTEMRVELIQPIAMEEGLRFAIREGGRTVGAGRVTKILK, from the coding sequence GTGGCTAAGGCGAAGTTCGAGCGCACTAAGCCGCACGTCAACATCGGCACCATCGGCCACATCGACCACGGGAAGACGACCCTGACCGCGGCGATCACGAAGGTGCTGCACGACAAGTACCCGGACGTCAACCCCTTCACGCCGTTCGATCAGATCGACAAGGCGCCGGAGGAGCGGCAGCGCGGTATCACCATCTCGATCGCGCACGTCGAGTACCAGACCGAGAAGCGCCACTACGCGCACGTTGACTGCCCGGGTCACGCGGACTACATCAAGAACATGATCACCGGTGCCGCCCAGATGGACGGCGCGATCCTGGTGGTCGCTGCGACCGACGGCCCCATGCCGCAGACGAAGGAGCACGTCCTGCTGGCCCGCCAGGTCGGCGTGCCCTACATCGTCGTGGCCCTGAACAAGGCCGACATGGTCGACGACGAGGAGATCCTGGAGCTGGTCGAGCTCGAGGTGCGGGAGCTCCTCAACGAGTACGAGTTCCCGGGTGACGATGTTCCCGTCGTCCGTGTCTCCGCCCTGAAGGCGCTCGAGGGTGACCCCGAGTGGGCCGAGAAGATCATGGAGCTGCTGAACGCGGTCGACGAGAACATCCCGACCCCGGTGCGGGACGTCGACAAGCCGTTCCTGATGCCGATCGAGGACGTCTTCACGATCACCGGTCGCGGTACGGTCGTCACCGGCCGTATCGAGCGTGGCGTGATCAAGCTGAACGAGGAAGTCGAGATCATCGGCATCCGCGAGAAGTCGCAGAAGACGGTCGTGACCGGCATCGAGATGTTCCGCAAGCTGCTGGACGAGGGCCAGGCCGGTGAGAACGTCGGTCTGCTGCTCCGCGGCACCAAGCGCGAGGACGTCGAGCGCGGCATGGTCGTCTGCAAGCCGGGTTCGGTCACCCCGCACACCGAGTTCGAGGCCCAGGTCTACGTCCTGTCCAAGGACGAGGGTGGTCGGCACACGCCGTTCTTCAACAACTACCGCCCGCAGTTCTACTTCCGGACCACGGACGTGACCGGCGTGGTGCACCTGCCCGAGGGCACCGAGATGGTCATGCCGGGTGACAACACCGAGATGCGGGTCGAGCTCATCCAGCCGATCGCGATGGAGGAGGGTCTCCGCTTCGCGATCCGTGAGGGTGGCCGTACCGTCGGCGCCGGTCGCGTCACCAAGATCCTCAAGTGA
- the rpsL gene encoding 30S ribosomal protein S12, which produces MPTIQQLVRKGRQDKITKNKTPALKGSPQRRGVCTRVYTTTPKKPNSALRKVARVRLTNGIEVTAYIPGIGHNLQEHSIVLVRGGRVKDLPGVRYKIIRGSLDTQGVKNRKQARSRYGAKKEKS; this is translated from the coding sequence GTGCCGACGATCCAGCAGCTGGTCCGGAAGGGCCGGCAGGACAAGATCACAAAGAACAAGACCCCGGCGCTCAAGGGGAGCCCGCAGCGTCGAGGTGTCTGCACGCGCGTCTACACGACCACTCCCAAGAAGCCGAACTCGGCCCTGCGGAAGGTGGCCCGTGTCCGCCTGACCAACGGCATCGAGGTCACGGCCTACATTCCGGGTATCGGTCACAACCTGCAGGAGCACTCGATCGTTCTCGTCCGCGGCGGCCGTGTGAAGGACCTGCCCGGCGTGCGTTACAAGATCATCCGCGGGTCCCTGGACACGCAGGGCGTGAAGAACCGTAAGCAGGCCCGCAGCCGCTACGGCGCGAAGAAGGAGAAGAGCTGA
- a CDS encoding DNA-directed RNA polymerase subunit beta', translating to MLDVNFFDELRIGLATAEDIRQWSHGEVKKPETINYRTLKPEKDGLFCEKIFGPTRDWECYCGKYKRVRFKGIICERCGVEVTRAKVRRERMGHIELAAPVTHIWYFKGVPSRLGYLLDLAPKDLEKVIYFAAYMITHVDEERRARDLPSLEAQISVEKQQIEQRRDADIEARQKKLEEDLAQLEAEGAKSDSRRKVREQAEREMKQIRDRAQKELDRLEEVWTRFKNLKVQDLEGDEILYREMKDRFGSYFEGGMGAAAIKKRLESFDLEAEAARLREIIKTGKGQKKTRALKRLKVVSAFLNTRNSPMGMVLDCIPVIPPDLRPMVQLDGGRFATSDLNDLYRRVINRNNRLKRLLDLGAPEIIVNNEKRMLQEAVDALFDNGRRGRPVTGPGNRPLKSLSDMLKGKQGRFRQNLLGKRVDYSGRSVIVVGPQLKLHQCGLPKQMALELFKPFVMKRLVDLNHAQNIKSAKRMVERARPVVWDVLEEVIAEHPVLLNRAPTLHRLGIQAFEPQLVEGKAIQIHPLVCTAFNADFDGDQMAVHLPLSAEAQAEARILMLSSNNILKPADGRPVTMPTQDMVLGLFFLTQDRPGAKGEGRSFASTAEAIMAFDAGELDLQARIKIRFPGSVVPPRGWTPPEGWEPGDPFTLETTLGRALFNEILPADYPYVDYDVSKKQLSAIVNDLAERYPKVQVAQTLDGLKEQGFHWATRSGVTISIEDVVVPPEKAEILERHEAQAEKIQRQYERGLITDEERRQELIAIWTQATNEIADAMQKRFPKHNPIFMMVDSGARGNMMQMRQIAGMRGLVSNAKNETIPRPIKSNFREGLSVLEYFISTHGARKGLADTALRTADSGYLTRRLVDVAQDVIIREEDCGTDRGIPVVIATEGPDGKLVRDENVETSVYARTLAEDVVVDGEVLARAGSDLGDLVIGELIEHGVRQVKIRSVLTCESRLGCCAMCYGRSLATGKLVDIGEAVGIIAAQSIGEPGTQLTMRTFHTGGVAGEDITQGLPRVVELFEARQPKGVAPISEVSGRVRIEDTEKTRKIVITPDDGSEEKAYPVSKRVRLLVEEGQHVEVGQQLVAGAVNPHDILRIMGQRQVQLHLVREVQKVYRSQGVTIHDKHIEIIIRQMLKRVTVIESGDSELLPGELVERARFEEENRRVVAEGGQPASGRPVLMGITKASLATESWLSAASFQETTRVLTEAAMHAKSDPLVGLKENVIIGKLIPAGTGLPRYRNIRVEPTEEAKAAMYSMTGYEETDYGAFGVGSGQAVPLEDYDFGSYHQG from the coding sequence GTGCTCGACGTCAACTTCTTCGACGAGCTCCGGATTGGTCTCGCGACTGCCGAGGACATCCGGCAGTGGTCGCACGGAGAGGTCAAGAAGCCCGAGACGATCAACTACCGGACCCTCAAGCCGGAGAAGGACGGGCTCTTCTGCGAGAAGATCTTCGGCCCGACCCGGGACTGGGAATGCTACTGCGGTAAGTACAAGCGGGTCCGGTTCAAGGGCATCATCTGCGAGCGGTGCGGCGTCGAGGTGACGCGCGCCAAGGTGCGCCGCGAGCGGATGGGCCACATCGAGCTCGCCGCCCCGGTCACGCACATCTGGTACTTCAAGGGCGTGCCGAGCCGGCTGGGCTACCTGCTGGACCTCGCGCCGAAGGACCTGGAGAAGGTCATCTACTTCGCGGCGTACATGATCACGCACGTCGACGAGGAGCGCCGCGCCCGCGACCTGCCGTCGCTGGAGGCGCAGATCTCGGTCGAGAAGCAGCAGATCGAGCAGCGCCGCGACGCGGACATCGAGGCCCGGCAGAAGAAGCTCGAGGAGGACCTCGCCCAGTTGGAGGCCGAGGGCGCCAAGAGCGACTCGCGCCGCAAGGTCCGCGAGCAGGCCGAGCGGGAGATGAAGCAGATCCGCGACCGGGCCCAGAAGGAGCTGGACCGGCTCGAGGAGGTCTGGACCCGCTTCAAGAACCTCAAGGTGCAGGACCTCGAGGGTGACGAGATCCTGTACCGGGAGATGAAGGACCGCTTCGGTTCGTACTTCGAGGGCGGCATGGGCGCCGCCGCGATCAAGAAGCGGCTGGAGTCCTTCGACCTGGAGGCCGAGGCGGCCCGGCTGCGGGAGATCATCAAGACCGGCAAGGGGCAGAAGAAGACCCGGGCGCTCAAGCGGCTCAAGGTCGTGTCCGCGTTCCTGAACACGCGGAACTCGCCCATGGGCATGGTTCTGGACTGCATCCCGGTCATCCCGCCGGACCTGCGGCCGATGGTCCAGCTCGACGGTGGCCGGTTCGCCACGTCCGACCTGAACGACCTGTACCGCCGGGTCATCAACCGGAACAACCGGCTGAAGCGGCTGCTCGACCTGGGCGCGCCCGAGATCATCGTCAACAACGAGAAGCGGATGCTGCAGGAGGCCGTCGACGCGCTGTTCGACAATGGCCGCCGCGGGCGTCCGGTGACGGGTCCGGGCAACCGGCCGCTGAAGTCGCTGTCCGACATGCTCAAGGGCAAGCAGGGCCGGTTCCGCCAGAACCTGCTCGGCAAGCGGGTCGACTACTCCGGCCGCTCGGTCATCGTCGTCGGTCCGCAGCTGAAGCTGCACCAGTGCGGCCTGCCCAAGCAGATGGCGCTGGAGCTGTTCAAGCCCTTCGTCATGAAGCGGCTGGTCGACCTCAACCACGCGCAGAACATCAAGTCGGCCAAGCGCATGGTCGAGCGCGCCCGCCCGGTGGTGTGGGACGTGCTGGAAGAGGTCATCGCCGAGCACCCGGTGCTGCTGAACCGGGCGCCGACCCTGCACCGGCTCGGTATCCAGGCGTTCGAGCCGCAGCTGGTCGAGGGCAAGGCCATCCAGATCCACCCGCTGGTCTGCACCGCGTTCAACGCGGACTTCGACGGCGACCAGATGGCCGTGCACCTGCCGCTGTCGGCGGAGGCCCAGGCCGAGGCCCGCATCCTCATGCTGTCCAGCAACAACATCCTGAAGCCGGCGGACGGCCGCCCGGTGACCATGCCGACCCAGGACATGGTGCTGGGCCTGTTCTTCCTGACCCAGGACCGGCCGGGCGCCAAGGGTGAGGGCCGCTCCTTCGCCTCGACGGCCGAGGCGATCATGGCCTTCGACGCCGGCGAGCTGGATCTGCAGGCCAGGATCAAGATCCGGTTCCCGGGCTCGGTCGTCCCGCCGCGGGGCTGGACCCCGCCGGAGGGTTGGGAGCCCGGCGATCCGTTCACGCTGGAGACCACGCTGGGGCGGGCGCTGTTCAACGAGATCCTGCCCGCGGACTACCCGTACGTCGACTACGACGTCAGCAAGAAGCAGCTGTCGGCCATCGTGAACGACCTGGCCGAGCGGTACCCGAAGGTGCAGGTCGCCCAGACCCTGGACGGCCTGAAGGAGCAGGGTTTCCACTGGGCGACCCGGTCCGGTGTGACGATCTCCATCGAGGACGTCGTCGTGCCTCCGGAGAAGGCGGAGATCCTGGAGCGGCACGAGGCTCAGGCGGAGAAGATCCAGCGGCAGTACGAGCGCGGTCTGATCACCGACGAGGAGCGTCGTCAGGAGCTGATCGCGATCTGGACCCAGGCGACCAACGAGATCGCCGACGCGATGCAGAAGCGGTTCCCGAAGCACAACCCGATCTTCATGATGGTCGACTCGGGTGCCCGAGGGAACATGATGCAGATGCGCCAGATCGCGGGCATGCGAGGGCTGGTGTCCAACGCGAAGAACGAGACCATCCCGCGGCCGATCAAGTCGAACTTCCGCGAAGGTCTCTCCGTGCTGGAGTACTTCATCTCCACGCACGGCGCGCGTAAGGGTCTGGCCGACACCGCCCTGCGTACCGCCGACTCCGGTTACCTCACCCGGCGTCTGGTGGACGTCGCGCAGGACGTCATCATCCGGGAGGAGGACTGCGGCACCGACCGCGGCATCCCGGTGGTCATCGCCACCGAGGGGCCGGACGGCAAGCTGGTCCGCGACGAGAACGTCGAGACCAGCGTGTACGCCCGCACCCTGGCCGAGGACGTGGTCGTCGACGGCGAGGTGCTGGCCCGCGCCGGCTCGGACCTGGGTGACCTGGTCATCGGCGAGCTGATCGAGCACGGCGTGCGCCAGGTCAAGATCCGCTCGGTGCTGACCTGCGAGTCGCGTCTGGGCTGCTGCGCGATGTGCTACGGCCGTTCGCTGGCGACCGGCAAGCTGGTCGACATCGGCGAGGCGGTCGGCATCATCGCCGCCCAGTCCATCGGCGAGCCGGGTACGCAGCTCACGATGCGTACCTTCCACACCGGTGGTGTCGCGGGTGAGGACATCACCCAGGGTCTGCCGCGTGTGGTCGAGCTGTTCGAGGCGCGCCAGCCCAAGGGTGTGGCGCCGATCTCCGAGGTCAGCGGCCGGGTCCGCATCGAGGACACGGAGAAGACCCGGAAGATCGTCATCACCCCGGACGACGGGTCGGAGGAGAAGGCCTACCCGGTCAGCAAGCGGGTCCGCCTGCTGGTCGAGGAGGGCCAGCACGTCGAGGTCGGTCAGCAGCTCGTCGCGGGTGCGGTGAACCCGCACGACATCCTGCGGATCATGGGCCAGCGCCAGGTGCAGCTGCACCTGGTCCGCGAGGTCCAGAAGGTGTACCGCTCGCAGGGTGTGACCATCCACGACAAGCACATCGAGATCATCATTCGGCAGATGCTCAAGCGGGTCACGGTCATCGAGTCCGGCGACTCCGAGCTGCTGCCGGGTGAGCTGGTGGAGCGAGCCCGGTTCGAGGAGGAGAACCGCCGCGTGGTGGCCGAGGGCGGCCAGCCGGCCTCCGGCCGTCCGGTCCTCATGGGCATCACCAAGGCCTCGCTCGCGACCGAGTCGTGGCTGTCCGCGGCCTCCTTCCAGGAGACCACCCGGGTGCTCACCGAGGCGGCGATGCACGCCAAGTCGGACCCGCTGGTCGGTCTGAAGGAGAACGTCATCATCGGCAAGCTCATCCCGGCCGGTACCGGCCTGCCGCGTTACCGGAACATCCGGGTGGAGCCCACCGAGGAGGCGAAGGCCGCGATGTACTCCATGACGGGGTACGAGGAGACCGACTACGGCGCGTTCGGCGTCGGCTCCGGTCAGGCCGTCCCGCTGGAGGACTACGACTTCGGCTCCTACCACCAGGGCTGA